In Aedes albopictus strain Foshan chromosome 3, AalbF5, whole genome shotgun sequence, the following are encoded in one genomic region:
- the LOC134291538 gene encoding uncharacterized protein LOC134291538: MNRTSVVRQTRSRARGVAADTPNLHDDEQRENASAKSSEANFEASVIDDERADERDCGACDRPNKAEWFMVQCGVCAKWYHFSCAGVTHKTVHSKSFTCALCEPRILMPPPTSVSARTSSSSSRRARLAREIQRLEEERALQERIQQATLEKLEREKEYIARKYELLEQQDEAEMSSLRSDRTNQTSRVKEWVLEQNSDVGAISAVREPGACVESSHTNARTSDTHNKVQITSTPLKTGSSALGGNPKGGNSRPVSSISGVADSEMEITFGSITIDGIERPVESGGMMGNVPLVDVQPLVDLLEYSPTKIPEKGARPKNPMPLYEKWRRETENLRKEHNERQQQHEMEIEIRRKRELDLIKKVNQLKHSQEEQFELQRRREAELFRQLQLHEREEAEIRKRSQEGLKEQDAELQRLRGIERAFLEIQISSRQKHQSGAEDHNPNDVATAEPVHETTRAPRERPRLPDCMQVGKGQTITGQSTPLVSVPHFSSMPLESINTTPSYTPHRQNELDERSMITLMGGRSLYSIPINQSVPVFTPSSTPPQHEPPLSFPMFPPHAMPPHERRQPIVQECPSVANYGPLQFQHGPTPQQVAARQVISKELPSFTGDPIEWPMFISSYMHSTSACGYTDSENLLRLQRCLKGTAKDAVSSLLLHPTSVPQIISTLQTLYGRPEQIVNNMVSKVRNTPAPKPDRLDTWVTFGLMVQNLCGHLKAVGLENHLSNPILLQELVEKLPPTVKFNWALYQQCLPVVDLSSFGNYMEKVAAATSSVATPLISQPKTSKEDRPRGKDRVFVNAHAEFNQEDDDLGVPMDRHQQLHIAAKKAEPAATCLSCGGGGHQVANCSTFKKLCLDDRWKEVKEKQLCSRCLTAHSRWPCRGEVCGVNGCQRRHHRLLHSELPKEEKNAIVTVHRKPTSSTLFRVLPVTLYGRKGQVNTFAFLDDGSSVTMVDQSTAEALGLEGNSETLCIHWTGGIQKKLSAQQVAVELSAFGSDKRFKASEVYIVENLGLPKQTVDFQEMEQRFAYLKGLPVKSFTAAVPGLMIGLNNIHLLATLKLREGRIGEPIATKTRIGWAVYGSVRGGVDQLPHRQMHIDVRPSNEELHSYVQEFFALESLGISVVPEAETAENQRARQILEETTKRIASGRFQTGLLWKNDFIQFPDSEPMAKKRLMCLEKRLCKDPELYNTVRRQIAEMQEKGYTHKATTEELDNFERRRSWFLPLGVVLNPNKPGKVRLIWDAAAKVKGVSLNTELLSGPDLLAPLLRVMFGFREREVAICADIMEMFHQVLIQENDRCAQLYKWRDSPDLPMDTMVMDVAIFGATCSPAQSQFVKNKNAEEHKAEYPRAAEAIQKKHYVDDYLDSLDTAKEATELALEVAHVHAAGGFTLRNWISNNHSVLERIGETNPTTVKSFTGEGQAERLLGIVWLPEEDVFMFALSFRQDIRILIEGVLVPSKREMLRVVMSVYDPLGLVAAFVIHGKVLIQDVWRAGVDWDQRVPQDIFNRWKLWLETLLKMSEIRIPRCYFPGYDPDSYRSLQLHIFVDASEQAFAACAYFRIVDRGRVRCCLVASKTKVAPLKPLSIPRLELMAAVIGARLKRTIIENHSLDIQHTFFHSDAGTVLSWIQTDPRRYRQFVAFRVSEILSLTSVEEWRWVPTKLNVADEATKWGRGPSFEPGSRILVGPQFLYDDQGEWPKDCRSEVKITDEELRPAYIFSHFLAKPLVEFNKFSKWERLLRCVAYVHRFVENLKQRYRKEPGTEGGLTKHELQRAELTLWKLVQSDAYPDEVAMLRYNTRANKQRLERLEKRSLLAKLSPMMDEDGIIRIDGRTAHSDYVTHDAKYPIILAKDHTITTLLLDWYHRKFRHANNETVVNEVRQRFHVPSVRSQVRATRKRCTWCQVYKTFPVPPKMGPLPQARLTPFKRTFTYSGIDYFGPYYVKVGRSAAKRWVALFTCLVTRAIHLEVVSSLSTDSCKKAIRRFIARRGAPVEIYSDRGTNFIGASRELTKEIKRINVELSSTFTDQQTQWTFNPPAAPHMGGCWERMVRSVKVALGVLPFERKLDEESLATFLAEAEHMINSRPLTFVPIESDDHESLTPNHFLLLNSSGVKQAEKTPVDVGMALKGSWNKIQHTLDNFWRRWLKEYLPTITRRTKWFHDVRHIREGDLVVIADEGVRNRWLRGRVVRTYPGRDGVPRRADVRTSDGSVMRDRPVIKLALLEISARSDAEPEVLATRGGECCGPLDSGAM; the protein is encoded by the coding sequence TCGAGGTGTAGCAGCAGATACACCTAACCTCCATGACGACGAACAGCGTGAGAATGCATCCGCGAAGTCATCGGAGGCCAATTTCGAAGCATCCGTAATCGACGACGAGCGTGCGGATGAGCGTGATTGTGGTGCTTGCGATCGTCCTAACAAGGCCGAGTGGTTTATGGTACAGTGTGGAGTTTGTGCGAAGTGGTACCACTTTTCCTGTGCCGGAGTGACTCATAAAACAGTGCACTCGAAATCGTTCACTTGTGCGTTATGCGAACCTCGCATACTCATGCCTCCTCCAACCTCAGTATCTGCCCGGACAAGTTCGTCCAGTTCACGTAGAGCACGACTGGCTCGTGAGATACAACGCCTTGAGGAAGAACGTGCCTTGCAGGAAAGGATCCAACAAGCGACATTGGAAAAGCTGGAGCGCGAGAAAGAGTACATCGCTCGAAAATATGAGCTTCTGGAGCAGCAGGACGAAGCTGAAATGTCGAGCTTGCGAAGTGATAGGACCAACCAAACTAGCCGAGTAAAGGAATGGGTCCTCGAACAAAATAGTGACGTGGGAGCCATCAGTGCCGTTCGTGAACCTGGTGCATGTGTTGAGAGCAGTCACACAAACGCTAGGACTTCGGATACCCATAACAAGGTCCAGATCACTTCCACACCTTTGAAGACGGGGTCTAGTGCGCTCGGTGGAAATCCAAAGGGCGGTAACAGTCGCCCAGTGTCCAGCATAAGTGGTGTGGCTGATAGTGAAATGGAGATAACGTTCGGTAGCATAACCATCGATGGTATTGAACGTCCCGTGGAATCTGGCGGCATGATGGGCAACGTACCGCTGGTGGATGTTCAGCCATTAGTAGATCTTCTTGAATACTCCCCAACCAAGATTCCCGAGAAAGGTGCGCGCCCCAAGAACCCGATGCCTCTGTACGAAAAGTGGCGTAGAGAGACCGAGAACCTCCGGAAAGAACACAACGAGAGGCAACAACAGCACGAGATGGAAATTGAGATTCGGCGCAAACGTGAGCTGGATCTTATAAAAAAAGTCAATCAGCTGAAGCATAGCCAAGAGGAACAGTTCGAGCTGCAGCGTCGACGCGAAGCCGAGCTTTTCCGTCAACTGCAGCTTCATGAAAGAGAAGAAGCAGAGATCAGGAAGCGAAGTCAAGAAGGCCTTAAGGAACAGGATGCAGAGTTGCAACGTTTGCGGGGAATAGAGAGAGCGTTCCTGGAAATTCAGATTTCGTCGCGGCAGAAGCACCAGTCTGGTGCGGAAGACCATAATCCAAACGACGTAGCTACAGCGGAACCAGTACATGAGACCACCCGAGCACCGAGAGAGCGGCCGCGGTTGCCAGATTGTATGCAAGTAGGCAAAGGTCAAACCATCACGGGCCAATCTACTCCCTTGGTAAGTGTACCGCATTTCTCTTCCATGCCTTTGGAATCAATAAATACCACCCCCTCATACACCCCTCACCGACAAAATGAGCTGGACGAGCGTTCGATGATCACTCTGATGGGTGGTCGATCTTTGTACTCCATACCGATTAATCAATCAGTGCCAGTATTTACCCCTTCTTCCACCCCTCCTCAGCATGAACCACCTCTGAGTTTTCCCATGTTCCCCCCCCATGCCATGCCTCCACATGAGCGTCGTCAGCCTATCGTTCAGGAATGCCCATCTGTCGCGAACTACGGTCCACTGCAGTTTCAGCATGGCCCAACACCGCAACAAGTGGCAGCGAGACAggtaatttccaaggaacttccgTCGTTCACGGGGGATCCCATCGAGTGGCCAATGTTTATTAGCAGTTATATGCATTCAACGAGCGCGTGTGGGTATACGGACTCCGAAAACCTACTGAGGCTTCAGCGGTGTCTCAAGGGTACGGCGAAAGATGCAGTTAGCAGCCTTCTCTTACATCCAACGTCCGTTCCGCAGATCATATCGACATTGCAAACCTTGTATGGCCGACCGGAACAAATAGTGAACAACATGGTCTCCAAGGTGCGTAATACTCCTGCTCCAAAACCAGATCGATTGGATACGTGGGTCACCTTTGGGTTGATGGTACAGAACTTGTGCGGTCATCTCAAAGCGGTTGGACTAGAGAACCATCTGTCCAACCCCATACTGTTGCAGGAGCTGGTGGAGAAACTGCCACCTACTGTGAAGTTTAACTGGGCACTTTATCAACAATGTCTACCTGTCGTGGATCTCAGCAGTTTTGGAAACTATATGGAGAAGGTGGCCGCCGCCACAAGTAGCGTTGCCACGCCTCTGATAAGCCAACCGAAGACGAGCAAGGAGGATCGACCAAGGGGCAAGGATAGAGTGTTCGTTAATGCCCATGCAGAATTCAACCAAGAAGATGACGATCTAGGAGTACCAATGGATAGACATCAACAGTTACACATCGCAGCGAAGAAAGCCGAACCAGCAGCGACATGTTTGTCTTGTGGCGGAGGAGGTCACCAGGTGGCGAACTGTTCAACATTCAAAAAACTTTGCCTGGATGACCGCTGGAAGGAAGTGAAGGAGAAGCAGCTCTGCAGCCGGTGTTTGACAGCACACAGCCGCTGGCCGTGTAGGGGAGAAGTCTGCGGAGTAAATGGCTGCCAGAGACGCCACCATCGATTGCTCCATTCCGAATTGCCTAAAGAGGAGAAGAATGCTATTGTTACTGTCCATCGTAAGCCGACGTCGTCAACATTATTCCGCGTGCTACCCGTAACACTCTACGGAAGAAAAGGACAAGTTAACACTTTCGCCTTTCTGGATGATGGTTCGTCCGTTACTATGGTAGATCAATCGACTGCAGAAGCGCTTGGActggaaggaaattctgaaaccCTTTGCATCCACTGGactggaggaattcagaaaaaaCTAAGCGCCCAGCAAGTTGCAGTTGAACTTTCAGCATTCGGCAGTGATAAACGGTTCAAAGCATCAGAGGTGTACATTGTTGAAAATCTGGGCCTGCCGAAACAAACAGTAGACTTTCAAGAAATGGAACAGCGTTTCGCCTATCTCAAGGGATTACCGGTGAAAAGTTTTACAGCAGCTGTCCCTGGGTTGATGATCGGATTGAACAATATCCACTTGTTGGCTACACTGAAGCTGCGTGAAGGTCGGATCGGTGAACCAATAGCAACCAAGACACGCATTGGCTGGGCTGTGTATGGAAGCGTACGTGGGGGAGTCGATCAACTTCCGCACCGTCAAATGCACATTGATGTACGACCCTCTAATGAAGAATTGCACTCCTATGTCCAAGAGTTTTTTGCACTGGAGAGTCTGGGAATCTCGGTGGTGCCGGAGGCAGAAACGGCGGAAAATCAACGGGCTCGGCAGATTCTGGAGGAAACGACAAAGCGCATCGCAAGCGGAAGGTTTCAAACGGGTTTGCTCTGGAAGAACGACTTTATTCAGTTTCCGGACAGCGAACCGATGGCTAAAAAGCGGCTTATGTGCCTCGAGAAACGGCTTTGCAAGGACCCGGAGTTGTACAATACCGTTCGTCGACAGATAGCGGAGATGCAGGAGAAAGGCTATACGCATAAAGCAACCACCGAAGAATTGGACAACTTCGAGCGTCGACGTTCCTGGTTCTTGCCACTAGGAGTAGTACTGAACCCTAACAAACCTGGAAAAGTGAGGCTCATCTGGGACGCCGCAGCTAAGGTCAAAGGTGTTTCGCTAAATACGGAGTTATTGAGTGGTCCAGATCTTCTCGCTCCGTTATTGAGAGTAATGTTCGGGTTCCGTGAGCGAGAAGTAGCTATATGCGCGGACATTATGGAGATGTTCCACCAAGTATTGATTCAGGAAAACGATCGCTGTGCTCAACTGTACAAGTGGAGAGACTCGCCGGATTTGCCGATGGATACTATGGTAATGGACGTCGCAATCTTCGGCGCTACATGTTCTCCAGCGCAGTCGCAGTTTGTAAAAAATAAGAATGCCGAAGAACACAAAGCCGAGTATCCCAGAGCTGCCGAAGCGATCCAAAAGAAACATTACGTCGATGACTACTTGGACAGCCTGGATACCGCCAAAGAAGCAACGGAGTTAGCACTGGAAGTGGCACACGTTCACGCCGCCGGCGGTTTCACTCTTCGAAACTGGATCTCGAACAATCACAGCGTACTGGAGCGAATAGGTGAAACGAATCCAACAACGGTCAAAAGTTTCACGGGAGAAGGTCAAGCTGAACGTCTACTTGGAATTGTCTGGCTGCCGGAGGAAGATGTTTTCATGTTTGCACTAAGCTTTCGTCAAGATATCCGCATCCTGATTGAAGGTGTATTGGTGCCATCAAAGCGAGAAATGCTACGAGTGGTGATGAGTGTCTACGATCCCCTAGGACTTGTTGCGGCATTCGTGATCCACGGAAAAGTTCTTATCCAAGACGTTTGGAGAGCAGGCGTTGACTGGGATCAGAGAGTTCCTCAAGACATATTCAATAGATGGAAGTTGTGGTTAGAAACTCTTTTGAAGATGAGTGAAATAAGGATTCCCCGCTGTTATTTCCCAGGGTATGATCCGGATAGCTATCGCTCGCTGCAGTTACACATATTCGTAGATGCTAGTGAACAGGCCTTTGCTGCCTGTGCATATTTCCGTATTGTCGACAGAGGGAGAGTTCGCTGCTGCTTGGTTGCGTCGAAAACTAAGGTAGCACCACTTAAGCCGCTATCAATCCCGCGACTAGAGCTAATGGCAGCGGTGATAGGAGCTCGCTTGAAGAGGACAATCATTGAAAATCATTCTCTGGATATTCAGCATACGTTTTTTCATAGTGATGCCGGAACTGTTCTCTCATGGATCCAGACCGATCCACGTCGGTATCGTCAATTTGTGGCGTTTCGCGTCAGCGAAATTTTAAGCTTGACATCTGTTGAGGAATGGCGGTGGGTTCCAACTAAGCTCAACGTCGCTGATGAGGCCACGAAGTGGGGAAGAGGTCCATCGTTCGAACCCGGCAGCAGAATTTTAGTTGGACCACAGTTCTTGTATGACGATCAAGGTGAATGGCCCAAGGATTGCCGATCCGAGGTCAAAATCACCGATGAAGAGCTCCGGCCAGCGTACATTTTCAGCCATTTTCTAGCGAAACCGCTGGTGGAATTCAACAAATTCTCCAAATGGGAGCGACTGCTGCGGTGCGTCGCTTACGTACATCGTTTTGTGGAAAATTTGAAGCAGCGCTACAGAAAGGAGCCTGGAACGGAAGGAGGACTAACGAAGCACGAGTTGCAGCGAGCAGAGCTTACACTATGGAAGTTAGTGCAGTCTGACGCGTATCCGGATGAAGTAGCTATGTTGAGGTACAACACTCGAGCCAACAAGCAGCGCCTGGAAAGGCTGGAGAAACGCAGCCTTCTTGCAAAACTGTCGCCGATGATGGACGAGGACGGAATTATTCGTATAGATGGACGCACAGCTCACAGTGACTACGTAACCCACGACGCGAAGTATCCAATCATTTTAGCGAAAGATCATACCATTACAACACTTCTTCTGGATTGGTATCACCGCAAGTTTCGTCATGCTAACAACGAAACCGTGGTCAACGAGGTTCGCCAGAGATTCCATGTTCCAAGCGTGAGGAGTCAGGTTCGTGCGACGAGGAAGCGGTGTACGTGGTGTCAAGTATACAAAACCTTTCCTGTGCCACCGAAAATGGGACCATTACCACAAGCGAGGCTCACACCGTTCAAGCGGACCTTCACCTATTCCGGAATCGATTACTTCGGACCATATTATGTCAAAGTTGGGCGTTCTGCGGCGAAAAGGTGGGTCGCTCTATTTACTTGCTTGGTCACACGAGCGATTCACTTGGAGGTGGTGAGTAGTTTGTCGACGGACTCGTGCAAGAAGGCGATACGGAGGTTCATCGCACGCAGAGGGGCCCCCGTTGAAATTTATTCGGACCGAGGGACCAACTTCATCGGGGCTAGTCGTGAGTTAACCAAGGAGATTAAACGTATCAACGTAGAACTCAGCAGTACCTTCACAGATCAGCAAACGCAGTGGACATTCAACCCACCGGCTGCTCCGCACATGGGGGGGTGTTGGGAAAGAATGGTTCGGTCAGTTAAAGTGGCTCTGGGTGTACTACCTTTCGAACGGAAACTCGACGAAGAATCCTTGGCAACATTCCTTGCAGAAGCCGAGCACATGATCAACTCGCGACCATTAACGTTCGTACCAATCGAGAGCGACGATCATGAGTCACTAACGCCGAACCATTTCCTGTTGCTGAACTCGAGTGGTGTGAAGCAAGCGGAAAAGACACCGGTGGACGTGGGCATGGCGTTAAAGGGAAGTTGGAATAAAATTCAACACACTCTGGACAACTTCTGGCGGCGCTGGTTGAAGGAGTACTTGCCGACTATAACTCGGCGAACTAAATGGTTCCACGACGTTCGTCATATCAGAGAGGGTGACTTGGTGGTAATTGCGGATGAGGGGGTGAGAAATCGGTGGCTCAGGGGTCGTGTGGTAAGGACATATCCGGGAAGAGACGGCGTACCACGGCGTGCAGATGTACGAACTTCAGACGGATCGGTGATGCGGGATCGACCAGTAATCAAATTGGCCCTACTAGAGATTTCTGCCAGAAGTGACGCCGAACCGGAAGTTCTAGCGACACGTGGGGGAGAATGTTGCGGACCCCTCGACTCTGGAGCGATGTAA